The Paenibacillus mucilaginosus 3016 genome includes the window GGGTGAGAGTCCCGAACGGGGGCTGGCGAGCGCCTACCGTTAGCCAAGGGCAAGGGTGTCGGCCGCGAGGCGGAATCTGAAGGAAGCCGGAGGCAAATGCACGGGCCAAGGTACACGAACCTAATTTGAGGCAGTGTCAGTCGGATGAGTCTCCAAGACAAGACGAAATCCAAAGCCGCCAAGGGTTGATGCTGTAAACTTAAGTGGTCACGGGCAGACAGATGGCGTTCTTATCTGGGGAGGCCTGCGGATACGCGAAGTGACTTCGTAACCGCGGCTGAGAAGCCGCGCTGAATCCGCAGGAGTCAGCAGAGGCCATAGTACGCGAGTACGGGACGCCGGAAAGCGGAAGGGCTGAACCGAAAGGAGAGAGGAAACCGGTGCGTTCGCGTGAAGAGCAGAGACAGCAGAATATCCCGCAAGGGAGCTCGCGGCAAAGAGAAGCGGTGAAGCTGCCAGGGTATGCCGGAGCGCCGAGTTCTTCGCCGGCACAAGCCGCCCTTTCCTCTCGCAAAGACCAGAGCAGGCTGCTGGAGAAGATGCTCGAGGGGCACAACCTTCGGCTCGCTTACAAGCGAGTGGTACAGAACGGAGGAGCGCCCGGAGTGGACGGTGTAACGGTAGCCGAGCTACAAGCTTACCTGAAAACCCACTGGGAACAGGTGGAAGCCAACCTCCTGACGGGAAGCTACAGACCCGCACCAGTCAAACGGGTGGAAATCCCCAAACCCGGAGGCGGTGTGCGGCTGCTTGGCATCCCGACCGTAATGGACCGTTTTCTCCAGCAGGCGCTTCTGCAAGTGATGAATCCGATTTTTGACGCACATTTCTCGGGGTACAGCTACGGTTTCCGCCCGGGGAAAAGGGCGCATGACGCCGTAAAGCAGTCACAAAGCTATATCCAAAGCGGTCTTAGATGGGTCGTGGATATAGACCTGGAGAAGTTCTTTGACCGGGTGAACCACGACATGCTCATGGCGAGGGTAGCACGGAGGGTAGAGGACAAACGTGTCCTGAAGCTTATCCGCTCCTATCTGAACGCCGGGGTCATGTCGCATGGAGCGTTGGAGCGCATAGAGGAAGGCACGCCGCAGGGCGGTCCGCTCAGTCCGCTCTTGGCGAACATCCTGCTAGACGATCTGGACAAGGAACTGACAAAACGGGGATTGCGCTTTGTCCGCTATGCGGACGACTGCAACATCTTTGTCTCCAGCAAGCGTGCCGGGGAGCGCGTGATGGAATCGGTGATTCGCTTTGTGGAAGGAAAGCTGAAACTGAAAGTGAACCGGGATAAAAGTGCAGTGGACCGGCCATGGAACCGCAAATTCCTAGGCTTTAGTTTCCTATCGAACAAACAGGCGACGATTCGGCTGGCTCCTAAGACGATTTCGCGTTTCAAAGAGAAAGTGCGCGAACTGACGAACCGGACCAAGCCTGTGTCGATGGAGGAACGTATCCGGCGACTGAACCAGTACATGCTGGGCTGGCTGGGTTATTTCCGCCTAGCCTCGGCGAAGACGCACTGCCAAGCCTTTGACAAGTGGATTCGGAGAAGACTCCGCATGTGTCTGTGGAAGCAGTGGAAACGGGTGAAGACACGCATTCGCGAACTACGTGCGCTCGGCGTTCCGAACTGGGCTGCCTATATGTTGGCAAACTCCCGTCGAGGTCCATGGGAAATGTCCCGTAGCACAAACAATGCCCTCCCGACTTCTTATTGGGAAGCGAAAGGGCTTAAAAGTTTGCTTTCTCGTTACCTGGAACTTCGTTAACCTTTTGGAACCGCCGTATGCGGACCCGCATGTACGGTGGTGTGAGAGGACGGGGGCTAGGCGCCCCCTCCTACTCGATTATGCTGCGGCCGGGATTAGAGCAGGTCGTTCAGATTCTTTCTCCGGGAGTCCACGAGATCAATCGCACCAAGCACAACGTGGGCAAGTCCAAAGCCGACGACAGCGGCGGCGGCCATTGGGTATTTGGCCCGCAGGGCCGCACCGGATGCTGTTACGGCCGTACCGAGTACCGTAGGAATTAAGCCTTCACGCATGGCAGTTCACGCTCCTTGGATGGGATGAGTTACGTGTCCGGCGCTCTGCCGGCAGCCCTTTTAGCATCGATTTTTGAGATCGATTTTATGCCTGACGGGAATTGCATTGTTGTGGATGGAATTCTATAATGATGTAATGGCTTTTCATAGGAAATTCAGGGGGGTTAGCCCAAGGAGGGAATGGGGAGATGACGGAACCGAAGAGTGTACAGGCCATCGGGCTCAAGGAATGGGCGGCCGCTCTGGAGGCGCTGCGTCAGGGAGAGCAGATCCTGATCATGCGCAAGGGAGGTATCCGTGAAGAAACACGGGATTTTCAGGTCGAAGCGGACAGCTTCTACTTATACCCGACCTTCGAACACCAGAGGAAAGAGCTTATCAAGCCTGAATACCAGGCGGCTGTGGACCGGAGCACGGAAGGCTGGTCGCCGGATCTGACGCAGGTGGCGCTTACCTGTTACGCCGAGCTCGTGGAAGACATCCTGATTGAAGACGGGGAGACGCTCGCGAAGCTGGCCGGCGAACATATCTGGACGGACCGGTTCGCGGAGGAGCGGCTGAAGTGGAAGAAGGCCAAACCGCTTCATGTCATGCTGCTTCGAGTATACGAGCTCGAGAACCCGGCAACAATTGAAATTCGGGAAGAATATAACGGCTGCAAGTCTTGGATCTCCCTTCCGGGCGAAATGCTGCAGGATGTTCCGAGAAAACCGGTGCTCTCCAATGAGGAGTTTAACCGCAAGGCGGAACGGATTCGCTCTTTACTTCAATGAAATCTTGATGAAAAGGGCGCTGCGGGGCTTTATTGATTGGGTATCGTAAGTTATAATAAAAAAGTGAAGCTTAACTGAGAATCACTGATAATCATTTTGGAATGATTATCAGAAGATAATAATTTGAAAGCGGAGGCGTGACAAAGCATGGCTAATTCTCCACAATTCACTATAGACGGTTTGAAGGCGACTGTCGAAGGCAAAGAGATTCTGAAAGGGCTGAGCCTGTCCATCAAGGGCGGCGAAGTGCATGCGATCATGGGGCCGAACGGTACCGGTAAGAGTACGCTGGCTTCGACTCTGCTGGGTCACCCGAAATATGAAGTAACGGGCGGCAGCGTAACGCTGAACGGCGAAGACGTGCTGGAGATGGCTACGGATGAGAGAGCGCGCGCAGGCCTGTTCCTCGCGATGCAGTATCCGAGCGAAATTACCGGCGTAACGAACGCCGACTTCCTCCGCAGTGCGATCAACGCGCGCCGCGGCGAAGGCAATGAGATCTCCCTTATCAAGTTCATCCGCCAGATGGAAGCGAAGATGAAGGAACTCGAGATGAACCCTGAGTTCATGCACCGTTACCTGAATGAAGGCTTCTCCGGCGGGGAGAAGAAGCGCAACGAGATTCTCCAGATGCTGATGCTGGATCCGGGCATCGTCATTCTTGACGAGATCGACTCCGGTCTTGACATCGACGCCCTTCGCATCGTGGCTGCAGGCGTGAATGCGATGCGTTCCGAAGAGCGCGGCTTCCTGATCATCACGCACTACCAGCGTCTGCTCAACTACATCAAACCTGATTTCGTCCACGTTATGATGCAGGGCCGCATTGTGAAGTCCGGCGGACCGGAGCTCGCAGAGCGTCTTGAGAACGAAGGCTATGACTGGGTGAAAGAAGAACTGGGTATCGTGGATGAGCGTGTCGGCGTGGAGGAAGAAGAAGAATTCAAAATGCCGATGAACACCACCGCCCCTAAATACTAAGCTGAAGCGAGAGAAACAGGAGGATTGACCATGAGCACGCAAACTGTTCTTCCTATCGATCGCAGCAGCTTGGTGGAGCTTTCGAAGTCGAGGCAGGAGCCCGAGTGGCTTACTTCCTTGCGCGGAGAAGCGCTGGAGCTGGCCGGATCGCTGGAATTACCCGCATTGGAGAAAACAAGAATCGACCGTTGGAACCTGAGTTCCTTCGGTACCTATAAAGCATCGGCGCCGATGGCGAACCTGGGCGAGCTGCCGGAGACGGCAAGACAGCTTCTTCCGGCCGAAGGCCAGCTGGACAATCTGCTCGTACAGCGCAACTCCGGCGTAGTTTACAACTCGCTGGCCGAGTCGCTGAAAGCGCAGGGCGTCGTCTTCTCGAGCCTGGAAGAGGCTGTCCGTACCCACGGCGACCTCGTGCAGAAGCACCTGTTCTCCGTCGTGAAGAAAGACGAGAACCGCCTGACGGCGCTGCATTCGGCGCTGTGGAGCGGCGGCGTTTTCCTCTACGTGCCTAAGAACGTCAATGTGGAAGTGCCGCTGCAGGCATTGTTCCTGACCGATGACGCTGAAGCGAGCTTCTCGCCGCACGTGCTGATTGTTGCCGAGCAGCATGCTTCCGTAACGTACGTCGACAACTTCGTTTCCGAAGGCAGCCTGAACGGCCTCGTGCAGAACGGCGTCGTGGAAGTGGTTGTCGGCGCAGGGGCGAAAGTCACGTTCGCTTCCGTACACAACCTGAACAACACCGTGACCGATCTGACTTACCGTCGCGCGGTCGTTGAGAATGACGGCTCGATCGAGTGGGTCATCGGCGAAATGCATTACGGCAACGCCATGTCCGACACGTCTTCGGTTCTGAAGGGCAACGGCTCCACATCGGATGCCAAAGTGATCTGTGTCGGCACGAACGACCAGAAGCTGAACATCACGACACGTGCGGTTCACTTCGGGAAAAGCTCCGACAGCCAGATGATCACCCGTGCGGTGATGCGCGACGAAGCAACTGCGATCATTAACGGCATCACGAAGATCGAGAAGGGCGCAACCAAGGCGAACGGCGAGCAGACAGAGAAAGTGCTGATGCTGAGCCCGAAATCCCGCGGAGATGCCAACCCGATCCTCCTGATCGACGAAGACGATGTAACCGCAGGACACGCGGCGAGCGTGGGCCAGGTGAACCCGGAGCAGGTATACTACCTGATGTCCCGCGGTATTTCCAAGGCTGAGGCCGAGCGCCTGATCATCTACGGCTTCCTGGCACCGGTGGTGTCAGATATTCCGCTGGAGCAGGTGGCTTCTCAGCTGCAGCTCCTCGTCGAAAGGAAACTGGGCCAATGAATATCGAGGAGATCCGTCGACAGTTCCCGATTCTTCATCAGGAAGTGAACGGCCATCCGCTCGTATATTTGGATTCGGCGGCTACCTCGCAGAAGCCCACAGCAGTTATCGAAGCCGTCAAGAACTATTACGAGTGGGATAATGCGAACGTGCACCGCGGCGTGCATACGCTGGGCTCCCGGGCGACCGACGCTTATGAAGGGGCGAGGGAGAAGCTCCGCCGTTTCATTAATGCCCGGTCTACCGAAGAAATTATTTTTACGCGGGGAACGACAACGGCCATTAACCTGGTCGCCTCGTCCTATGCCAGGGCGGTGTGCAAGGAGGGTGATGAGATTGTCATCACCCCCATGGAGCACCACAGCAACCTGATCCCTTGGCAGCAGGTGGCGCAGGCGACCGGTGCGGTCCTCAAATATATTCCGCTGCAGCAGGACGGATCGATCTCGCTCGAAGACGTGGAAAAGACGATTACGGAGAAGACGAAGATGGTCTCCGTCATGTACGTCTCCAACGTGCTCGGCGTTGTCAATCCGGTGAAGGAGATTGCGGCCATCGCTCACCGTCACGGCGCCAAAATGCTGGTCGACGGGGCGCAGAGCACACCGCATCTCAAGGTTGACGTGCAGGATCTGGACTGCGACTTCTACGCCCTCTCCGGGCACAAGATGTGCGCACCTACCGGCATCGGGGCACTCTATGGTAAGAAAGAGCTGCTCCAAGAGATGGAGCCGATCGAATTCGGCGGAGAGATGATCGACCATGTGGGCCTGTACAACTCCACGTGGAAGGACCTCCCGTGGAAGTTCGAGGGCGGCACGCCGATTATCGCAGGTGCCGTCGGTCTCGCGGCCGCGATCGATTTCCTGGAGAGCATCGGCATGGAGAACATCGACCGGCATGAGAAGCAGCTGACCTCCTACGCGCTCGAGCGCATGGTGGAGATCGAAGGACTGACGATCTAC containing:
- the sufC gene encoding Fe-S cluster assembly ATPase SufC; this encodes MANSPQFTIDGLKATVEGKEILKGLSLSIKGGEVHAIMGPNGTGKSTLASTLLGHPKYEVTGGSVTLNGEDVLEMATDERARAGLFLAMQYPSEITGVTNADFLRSAINARRGEGNEISLIKFIRQMEAKMKELEMNPEFMHRYLNEGFSGGEKKRNEILQMLMLDPGIVILDEIDSGLDIDALRIVAAGVNAMRSEERGFLIITHYQRLLNYIKPDFVHVMMQGRIVKSGGPELAERLENEGYDWVKEELGIVDERVGVEEEEEFKMPMNTTAPKY
- the ltrA gene encoding group II intron reverse transcriptase/maturase, coding for MRSREEQRQQNIPQGSSRQREAVKLPGYAGAPSSSPAQAALSSRKDQSRLLEKMLEGHNLRLAYKRVVQNGGAPGVDGVTVAELQAYLKTHWEQVEANLLTGSYRPAPVKRVEIPKPGGGVRLLGIPTVMDRFLQQALLQVMNPIFDAHFSGYSYGFRPGKRAHDAVKQSQSYIQSGLRWVVDIDLEKFFDRVNHDMLMARVARRVEDKRVLKLIRSYLNAGVMSHGALERIEEGTPQGGPLSPLLANILLDDLDKELTKRGLRFVRYADDCNIFVSSKRAGERVMESVIRFVEGKLKLKVNRDKSAVDRPWNRKFLGFSFLSNKQATIRLAPKTISRFKEKVRELTNRTKPVSMEERIRRLNQYMLGWLGYFRLASAKTHCQAFDKWIRRRLRMCLWKQWKRVKTRIRELRALGVPNWAAYMLANSRRGPWEMSRSTNNALPTSYWEAKGLKSLLSRYLELR
- the sufD gene encoding Fe-S cluster assembly protein SufD translates to MSTQTVLPIDRSSLVELSKSRQEPEWLTSLRGEALELAGSLELPALEKTRIDRWNLSSFGTYKASAPMANLGELPETARQLLPAEGQLDNLLVQRNSGVVYNSLAESLKAQGVVFSSLEEAVRTHGDLVQKHLFSVVKKDENRLTALHSALWSGGVFLYVPKNVNVEVPLQALFLTDDAEASFSPHVLIVAEQHASVTYVDNFVSEGSLNGLVQNGVVEVVVGAGAKVTFASVHNLNNTVTDLTYRRAVVENDGSIEWVIGEMHYGNAMSDTSSVLKGNGSTSDAKVICVGTNDQKLNITTRAVHFGKSSDSQMITRAVMRDEATAIINGITKIEKGATKANGEQTEKVLMLSPKSRGDANPILLIDEDDVTAGHAASVGQVNPEQVYYLMSRGISKAEAERLIIYGFLAPVVSDIPLEQVASQLQLLVERKLGQ
- a CDS encoding cysteine desulfurase; this translates as MNIEEIRRQFPILHQEVNGHPLVYLDSAATSQKPTAVIEAVKNYYEWDNANVHRGVHTLGSRATDAYEGAREKLRRFINARSTEEIIFTRGTTTAINLVASSYARAVCKEGDEIVITPMEHHSNLIPWQQVAQATGAVLKYIPLQQDGSISLEDVEKTITEKTKMVSVMYVSNVLGVVNPVKEIAAIAHRHGAKMLVDGAQSTPHLKVDVQDLDCDFYALSGHKMCAPTGIGALYGKKELLQEMEPIEFGGEMIDHVGLYNSTWKDLPWKFEGGTPIIAGAVGLAAAIDFLESIGMENIDRHEKQLTSYALERMVEIEGLTIYGPGQDRAGLVTFNLDDVHPHDVATVLDAEGVAVRAGHHCCQPLMRWLNVTATARASFYLYNTEADVDRLITALIKTKEYFGHVST
- a CDS encoding DUF1802 family protein codes for the protein MTEPKSVQAIGLKEWAAALEALRQGEQILIMRKGGIREETRDFQVEADSFYLYPTFEHQRKELIKPEYQAAVDRSTEGWSPDLTQVALTCYAELVEDILIEDGETLAKLAGEHIWTDRFAEERLKWKKAKPLHVMLLRVYELENPATIEIREEYNGCKSWISLPGEMLQDVPRKPVLSNEEFNRKAERIRSLLQ